GGCCGAATCGCGTCATTCCCGGTAAACTTGCATGGTTTATCCAATCTTCCAGCAAGCGCCCGAAAGGTCGTGCCTTTCGGGCGAAACGGCAAGCCGGTGGCGTCGCCCGCGCGACTAGGCCGGTACTGCCCCCGCACTCGCGTGCGTTCTTCCTCACAGCCACGAGCCCGGAGACCGGCCTGCAGGATGCCTGATCCACCCTCAGCGGGCAGACCGGCGGCGGAGCGGAAACATCACATGTGTGTAGCGTTTCTCCGGGGTGGACTTGGTGCTTCTGAACAAAGGGGAGCTGGTCGACCCCGATGCGCTGCGGTCGGTTGAGGCGCTGGTGCGCTGGGAGATTCCGCCCCGGGCCGAGGTGGTGGCCGAGGCCCCACGGACGCCTGGATCTTTCCGTGCTGCCGAGCCCGGGATTCGCGTCGGAGAACCCCGCCCTGTCTTCACGGCCGGGACGCGGCTCAGCGCTCGAAGCCGGGATGGATCGCCTTACGGCGGCCCCTGTTCACCCCCAACCCAACAAGGTCGTTTCCATGGTTAAAAAAGTAGTGCTGTTCGTCTTTGTCTCGTTGTTCGTTTTCAGTGGCGCTTATGCAATGAATCTCTCCTCGTCGGACATGGAGCGATTCATCACGACGACTGAAGCGCTTGCGCCATATTTCGACGAGCTCGATGACGACCGAGATGATGATGATGATGATGATGATGAAGAAGAAGACGATATAGGCATCTTGGACGTCGAGAGCACAAAGCAGTTGATATTGGAAGACATGTCCGGGAAACCCGAGGTGCGGAATATCGTCGGGAGCAACGGATACGCTTCAATGGAAGACTATGCGGAACAATACGCGCACATCATTCGTGCATACATAGCCTCTTCCGCCAGAGGGCAAATCGGCGAACTTGAAAGTTCAATGGCCTCCATGAGCCCGGAACAACGGCAATCATTCCAAGGCTCCCCGGTGTTTCAGATGGTCTCGGAGATGAAAATTCAGCTTGCATCCGTGCCTGAGTCGCATATTCAAGCCATAACCCCTTACATGCCCCAATTGCAAGAGGTGTTTGGGCATGACGACGATGAGGATGATTTTCTCTAGACTTCAGCATGAAACCCGTGAGCCGATACCCGTGCCACTTGACGTGTATCGCTTGTCATAGAAAGGAAACAGCATGCAACATATTCTTCTGAAGCGCTTCATCAGCGTGGCCGCGTTCATCCTGATATCAGCCGCGGCTTATGGTCAGACCGAGTTTACACGTGGATCCACTATCATTTTCGAGGACAGTCTAAAGCACGAAAGGGTCGGAGAGTTCCCTTCAAAGTGGCGACTGGTCAAAGGAAGCGCGGAAGTCGCCAGACACGACGGGGAAAACGCGCTTTCATTCCTGATTACCCAGACGCAAGTCGCGCCGCTCATGGAGGAAAACAACTCCTTACCCCAGGCGTTCACGATTGAGTTCGATTATTTGATGAACGAGCTCAGGCAGCATGCTTACGAAATTACTTTCTTCAACGACACAGGCAGAAGATCCGGTTCGCTGAGATTTACCGGGGAACGCTTCATACTGGTTTCATCGCGCGGCGGCGCCGTCTCTGAAGGCAAAACCACCGAGACCAGAGCCGGATTTCAGCCGGGATGGAGACGACTGGCCCTCTCGTTCAATCAACATGAAATGCGGGTTTTTTCCAATGGTGTCCGTATTTTGAACGTGCCTCGTTTCGAAGAGGAACTGCGAAGTTTTCAGATCCAGGGAGGGCGTCCCAATAACGCCAGACCCAATTCAGATACATTCATCACAAACGTGGTTGTCGCCGAAGGCGGCATGCCGCTTTATGAAACAGTCATGTCGGAAGGACGTTTTTCAACCACCGACATCCAGTTCGACGTCAACAAGGCCGACATCAAACCGGAATCCGCGGGGATCATCGACCAAGTCGTTCAGCTTATGCGGGATCACCAAGACCTCCGTTTCTCGGTGGAAGGCCATACGGACTCAGACGGAGACGGCGAACTCAACCAGCGTCTTTCTCAGCAGCGAGCTGAAAGCGTCGTCCGTGCGCTGATCGAGAAGGGAATCGGTCCCGATCGCCTGACGTCAAAAGGATGGGGCGCTTCCAAACCCGTCGCCGACAACACGACCGAGAACGGAAAAGCCGAAAACAGGCGCGTTGAGTTCATTCGACTCTAAACCGCAGCCAGAGCGGTATACTTGGTTTATCGGATTGGCTTGGCCGCCCCGGCTCCGATAATCGCCGGAGCTGACGGCGAACCATGTCTCGGACGACGTGCAATGCATGTCCGCCCGCTCGGATCCGGCCACATGGCACAGGCGTTTCCGATCATCGGGCGGACCAAGGGTCAGAGGAGTGCGCGCAGGGCGCTTCGCAGCAGCGGCAGCAACGCCGCTTTGTCGAGATCGGGATGACTGATGGCGCGACCCGACAGCCCGTCGAAGAGGGCCATGATCACCTCGATCGAGGCGTCGGCGTCGCCGACGTCCATCCCGCGGGCGTGCCGGGCGGCGCGATATAGGGCGCAGAGGCGCTCGCGCTTGGCGGCGTCGGCGGCGCGGACGATCTCGGCCACCGCCGGATTGCGGGCGGCCTCGGCGAGCATCTCCATCTCCAGTGCTGCGGTGTCCAGGTCTGTCTTCTCGTTCAGGCCCACCTCGACGCGGTCGATCATCGCCTGAAAGAGGTCCTCT
The sequence above is drawn from the Thiocapsa rosea genome and encodes:
- a CDS encoding TetR/AcrR family transcriptional regulator, with product MHGPDQDQEPSRGQARRQQILDAAATCFVREGFHGTSIAKISKAAGMSPGHIYHFFESKETIIGALVQRKLERSLEIVLQFESEEDLFQAMIDRVEVGLNEKTDLDTAALEMEMLAEAARNPAVAEIVRAADAAKRERLCALYRAARHARGMDVGDADASIEVIMALFDGLSGRAISHPDLDKAALLPLLRSALRALL
- a CDS encoding OmpA family protein; protein product: MQHILLKRFISVAAFILISAAAYGQTEFTRGSTIIFEDSLKHERVGEFPSKWRLVKGSAEVARHDGENALSFLITQTQVAPLMEENNSLPQAFTIEFDYLMNELRQHAYEITFFNDTGRRSGSLRFTGERFILVSSRGGAVSEGKTTETRAGFQPGWRRLALSFNQHEMRVFSNGVRILNVPRFEEELRSFQIQGGRPNNARPNSDTFITNVVVAEGGMPLYETVMSEGRFSTTDIQFDVNKADIKPESAGIIDQVVQLMRDHQDLRFSVEGHTDSDGDGELNQRLSQQRAESVVRALIEKGIGPDRLTSKGWGASKPVADNTTENGKAENRRVEFIRL